One genomic segment of Gossypium arboreum isolate Shixiya-1 chromosome 3, ASM2569848v2, whole genome shotgun sequence includes these proteins:
- the LOC108471492 gene encoding uncharacterized protein LOC108471492 gives MERLIKENVVKFDDTPGKGNPLPNHTDKGVNAIIENMERKVKLNIAEVKTPLKLVWKEMKKRGLAPQGLEDKIQDTRNYCEFHHEKDHEIQNCIEFRALVQGLMDNKELEFLESVEEENVCSLGGESSEEGRRASRPVIIMSKPRISEVEARVTPRVIIQKPTASPYKDSNRVPWNYNCSIAVPEKKGSINTSNTEAEPAKRKPVMLKQEVERSEPLVNEPVMENEANEFLKFLRHSEYSVVEQLHQQPDRISVLALLLNSEVHRNALTKVLNETYVADDISVKKLDRLVSNISADNFISFSDDEIPPGRRGSTKALHVTTRCKGYTLPGVLVDNGSALNVLPWATLNRLPIGSSHMKTCQNIVRAFDGTERKVMGRIEVPLQIGPNTYEVDFLVIDIKPSYNCLLGRPWIHSAGAVPSSLHQKLKMVTEGRLITINMEEDIIASYTSDAPYVENDNEAVECSFRSLEFVNTTFIAEGSRIPIPKISGATKMSLQLIVGKGALLGRGLGRHLCGQVRVPVLVGKWDLFGLGFRPDASQVKKEFERKQE, from the coding sequence ATGGAAAGGCTTATCAAAGAAAATGTTGTAAAATTCGATGATACACCTGGTAAGGGAAATCCGTTGCCCAATCATACTGATAAAGGGGTAAATGCGATAATTGAGAATATGGAGAGGAAAGTTAAGCTAAATATtgcggaggtgaaaaccccaTTGAAGCTAGTTTGGAAGGAAATGAAGAAGAGAGGTTTAGCCCCGCAGGGATTGGAGGATAAAATCCAAGATACACgaaactactgtgagttccatcaTGAGAAAGATCACGAGATCCAGAATTGTATTGAGTTCAGGGCCCTAGTACAGGGTCTAATGGATAATAAGGAATTGGAGTTCCTCGAGTCTGTCGAAGAGGAGAATGTTTGCTCTCTAGGAGGAGAGTCAAGTGAAGAAGGCCGCAGAGCCAGCCGTCCAGTGATAATTATGTCGAAGCCCAGAATTAGTGAAGTAGAAGCAAGAGTTACACCAAGAGTTATAATCCAGAAGCCAACAGCTtccccttataaagatagcaataGGGTACCTTGGAATTATAATTGTAGTATAGCAGTTCCAGAGAAGAAGGGTTCTATTAACACGTCAAACACAGAAGCTGAACCAGCAAAAAGGAAACCTGTCATGCTCAAGCAAGAAGTAGAGAGATCAGAACCACTGGTTAATGAGCCAGTAATGGAAAATGAAGCTAATGAGTTCTTGAAGTTCTTAAGacacagcgagtatagtgttgTGGAACAACTACACCAACAACCAGATCGCATATCTGTATTGGCTCTGCTGTTAAATTCAGAGGTCCACCGCAACGCATTGACGAAAGTGTTGAACGAAACCTATGTTGCAGATGACATTTCGGTTAAAAAATTAGATCGTCTCGTCAGTAACATAAGCGCTGACAATTTCATCTCCTTCagcgatgatgagataccgccaggGCGTAGGGGGTCTACTAAGGCTCTGCATGTCACTACACGTTGCAAGGGGTATACGCTACCCGGAGTACTAGTTGATAATGGGTCCGCATTGAACGTATTGCCTTGGGCTACATTAAACCGTTTACCTATAGGcagttcccatatgaagacatgtCAGAACATAGtaagagcatttgatggcacagaAAGAAAAGTAATGGGAAGGATAGAGGTACCTCTTCAGATTGGCCCAAACACGTACGAGGTAGATTTCCTCGTGATAGATATTAAGCCTTCCTATAACTGTCTATTAGGAAGACCTTGGATTCATTCAGCTGGGGCAGTGCCATCCTCGCTGCACCAGAAGCTAAAGATGGTTACTGAGGGACGGCTAATAACAATAAATATGGAGGAGGACATTATTGCGTCATATACCAGTGATGCACCCTACGTAGAGAATGACAACGAAGCGGTTGAATGTTCATTTCGATCGTTAGAGTTTGTAAACACAACATTTATAGCTGAAGGAAGCAGGATTCCGATACCTAAGATATCAGGGGCTACGAAAATGAGCCTGCAGTTGATAGTTGGGAAAGGGGCGTTACTTGGCAGAGGACTCGGGAGGCACCTCTGTGGACAAGTTAGAGTGCCAGTCTTGGTTGGCAAGTGGGATCTCTTCGGTTTGGGATTCAGGCCAGATGCAAGCCAAGTGAAGAAGGAGTTTGAAAGGAAACAAGAATAG
- the LOC108473501 gene encoding uncharacterized protein LOC108473501 isoform X2 yields MKRKDKESDKTMADSTELDLQSSSDYSFVWDPQTHLYFHASSGFYHDPDAGWYYSSKDGLYYTFENGNYVLLDMEGAVADNSVLDEPCATASYNGPEYNRSSSQGNEVDAQNTTINVADESTSTGPIEDTSAQASEQPPPPSEWLEDTLIDLYLSGYNLAANSAADASISLETDEKENFKFPTDGNDEMYELEEGEWIPEESFGLGGSSEVVPYEGDTWDEENWRAQYGQVTRCKDEPLLEFPVVDLWDWSMVTKPKEDGKKQVARLIGRLVKRSAKVHPSVPLGGALLKTAPICEVHLDLVRVRTGCTPSAIIYFRTSVQIANSMSKFKSRQKQKSEATREKGLKDLSMLSDQPSTSLKGSHAYRDRAAERRALRGGFGLGPGQKNAGSDHDNDPTCIEDAKAGALNMSFGADSYARRIMEGMGWKEGEALGNTIKGLTEPLQPTGNIGNAGLGWPQTRHR; encoded by the exons ATGAAAAGGAAGGACAAAGAAAGTGATAAAACAATGGCTGATTCCACTGAGTTGGACTTGCAGAGCAGCAGCGATTACTCTTTTGTATGGGATCCTCAAACTCACCTCTATTTTCATGCCag TAGTGGATTTTACCATGATCCTGATGCCGGATGGTACTATAGCAGTAAAGATGGTCTCTATTACACATTTGAGAATGGAAATTATGTGCTTTTGGACATG GAAGGAGCTGTGGCTGATAATTCTGTTTTAGATGAGCCTTGTGCCACTGCGTCTTATAATGGTCCCGAGTATAATCGCTCTTCGTCTCAGGGCAATGAAGTTGATGCTCAGAATACTACTATAAATGTTGCTGATGAATCTACTAGTACAG GTCCGATAGAGGACACCAGTGCTCAAGCATCTGAGCAGCCACCACCACCATCAGAGTG GTTAGAAGACACACTCATAGACCTTTATCTTTCTGGGTATAACTTAGCTGCCAATTCTGCTGCTGATGCAAGTATTTCGTTGGAAACAGACGAAAAAGAGAATTTCAAGTTTCCTACTGATG GAAATGATGAGATGTACGAGTTGGAAGAGGGTGAATGGATCCCAGAGGAAAGCTTTGGTTTGGGCGGTTCAAGTGAAGTTGTCCCATATGAAG GTGATACATGGGATGAAGAGAACTGGCGAGCCCAATACGGACAAGTCACACGTTGCAAAGATGAGCCCTTGCTAGAATTTCCAGTTGTGGATTTGTGGGATTGGAGTATGGTGACAAAACCAAAAGAGGATGGAAAAAAGCAAGTGGCTAGACTGATAGGTCGGCTGGTGAAGCGGTCGGCTAAAGTTCACCCCTCTGTGCCTCTTGGCGGTGCTCTATTAAAAACTGCTCCCATATGTGAAGTTCATCTTGATCTGGTACGAGTTAGAACAG GTTGTACCCCCTCCGCCATTATTTATTTCAGGACAAGTGTACAAATTGCGAACTCCATGTCCAAG TTCAAATCTAGACAAAAGCAAAAATCAGAAGCAACTAGAGAGAAAGGCTTAAAGGATTTGTCTATGTTGTCAGATCAGCCCTCTACATCTTTGAAG GGAAGCCATGCATATCGTGATAGAGCTGCTGAGAGAAGAGCCTTGCGTGGTGGCTTTGGTCTGGGTCCAGGGCAAAAGAATGCAGGAAGTGATCATGATAATGATCCTACCTGTATAGAAGATGCCAAAGCTGGTGCCTTGAACATGTCATTTGGGGCTGATAGTTATGCCAGACGAATTATGGAAGGCATGGGCTGGAAAGAG GGGGAGGCTCTTGGTAACACCATAAAGGGCTTGACAGAACCATTACAGCCAACCGGGAACATTGGTAATGCTGGATTAGGATGGCCTCAAACAAGGCACCGCTAG
- the LOC108473500 gene encoding potassium channel SKOR-like yields MALNCSESQSSAGNIKVHMQLLISFQMIRLEEERVERRRRPLWKRVFSMLKMEPELSEGGSRSRYHANGFIIHPHNWWYVAWTHFILLWAIYSSFFTPLEFGFFRGLPENLFLLDIAGQLAFLFDIVVHFFLAYRHPHSHHLVYDRRLIALRYLKSRFIVDFLGCLPWDAIYKVCGRKEPVRYMLWIRLSRALRVTEFFEKLEKDIRINYLFIRIVKLIVVEYYCTHAAGCIFYYLATTVPPSKEGYTWIGSLQMGEYRYSNFREIDLWKRYVLSLYFSVVTMVTVGYGDIHAVNVREMIFVMIYVSFDMILGAYLLGNMAALIVKGSKTERFRDKMADLIKYMNRNNLDKQISKEIKGHLRLQYDCSYTEATALQDIPASIRTKISQKLYEPFIKEVSLFKGCSTGFIKQIAIKVHEEFFLPGEVIIEQGNVVDQLYIVCHGKLVEVGRGKNDETGDPLMDLQTYSAFGEVSFLCNTPQPYTIRVRELCKVLRIDKRSFMEIIEIYFSDGRIILNNLLEGKDANMKNEILESDVTLYIGKLESELAARLNCASYNGDLYRLKRLIGAGADPNKTDYDGRSPLHIAASRGYEDITGFLIEQKVDLNISDKSGNTPLLEAIKHGHDQVTYLLVQAGALLAMDDAASFLCMTVARRDLDLLKRALAVGIDPNAKSYDYRTPLHVAASEGLYFVAKTLIEAGASVLSIDRWGNTPVDDARIGGNRNLIALLEAARASQMADFFDHPQQIRGEMWKKKCTVFPYHPWHEKEEKRQGVVLWVPQSMNKLVKEAKEQLQCGDGYCCILSQDGAKVLDTSMISNDQKLFLVNGS; encoded by the exons ATGGCTTTAAATTGCAGTGAGTCTCAAAGCAGCGCAGGAAACATCAAGGTACATATGCAATTATTGATTTCGTTCCAAATGATTAGGTTAGAAGAGGAGAGGGTGGAGCGGAGACGAAGACCGTTGTGGAAGAGGGTGTTCTCAATGCTGAAAATGGAGCCGGAATTGAGTGAAGGTGGGAGCAGAAGCAGATACCATGCCAATGGATTCATAATTCATCCTCACAACTG GTGGTACGTGGCGTGGACGCACTTCATACTCTTATGGGCAATATACTCCTCCTTCTTCACACCCCTGGAGTTCGGGTTTTTCAGAGGACTCCCAGAGAACCTTTTCCTCTTAGACATTGCTGGCCAACTTGCCTTTCTCTTCGATATTGTCGTACACTTTTTCCTTGCCTATCGCCACCCTCACTCCCATCATTTGGTTTACGATCGCAGGCTCATCGCCCTCAG GTACTTGAAATCTCGTTTTATTGTTGATTTCCTTGGATGTTTGCCTTGGGATGCTATCTATAAG GTTTGTGGACGAAAAGAGCCTGTTAGATACATGCTATGGATTAGGCTAAGTCGGGCTCTACGAGTGACAGAATTTTTCGAGAAGTTGGAGAAAGACATCCGGATCAATTACCTTTTCATCAGGATTGTTAAGCTTATTGTGGTTGAATACTATTGCACGCATGCTGCTGGTTGCATCTTTTACTATCTTGCTACAACAGTTCCTCCTTCCAAGGAAGGTTACACATGGATAGGAAGTTTACAGATGGGTGAATATCGTTATTCAAATTTCAGGGAGATTGATCTGTGGAAGCGTTATGTATTATCTCTCTATTTTTCTGTTGTAACCATGGTAACCGTTG GTTATGGAGACATACATGCAGTCAATGTCAGAGAAATGATATTTGTGATGATTTATGTTTCTTTTGACATGATTCTGGGTGCTTATTTGCTCGGTAACATGGCAGCCTTGATAGTAAAAGGATCAAAGACAGAAAGGTTTAGGGATAAAATGGCGGACCTTATCAAATACATGAATAGAAATAATCTTGACAAGCAAATAAGTAAGGAGATTAAAGGCCACCTAAGATTACAGTATGATTGTAGTTATACTGAGGCAACTGCTCTTCAAGATATTCCAGCTTCTATTCGCACCAAG ATTTCACAGAAATTATATGAGCCATTCATCAAAGAAGTTTCTCTATTCAAGGGTTGCTCAACAGGATTCATTAAGCAAATT GCAATTAAAGTCCATGAGGAGTTTTTCCTTCCAGGGGAAGTGATTATTGAACAGGGAAATGTAGTCGACCAACTCTATATTGTTTGTCATGGAAAACTG GTGGAAGTAGGGAGAGGCAAAAATGATGAAACTGGGGATCCTCTTATGGATCTCCAAACTTATAGCGCTTTTGGTGAAGTTTCTTTCCTCTGCAACACTCCTCAGCCTTACACAATCCGAGTTCGTGAGTTATGTAAGGTTTTACGAATTGATAAACGATCATTTATGGAGATCATTGAGATATACTTTTCTGATGGAAGGATTATCTTGAACAACCTTCTTGAG GGAAAAGATGCCAATATGAAAAATGAAATATTGGAGTCGGATGTTACCCTTTATATTGGAAAGCTTGAATCGGAGCTAGCTGCAAGATTGAATTGTGCTTCCTACAATGGAGATTTGTATCGACTGAAACGTCTCATTGGAGCTGGAGCGGATCCCAATAAGACTGATTATGATGGAAGATCACCCTTG CACATTGCAGCATCCAGAGGATATGAAGATATAACCGGTTTTCTTATTGAACAAAAGGTAGACCTGAACATATCAG ATAAGTCTGGGAACACTCCCTTACTTGAAGCCATCAAGCATGGGCATGACCAAGTTACTTATTTACTTGTTCAAGCGGGAGCATTACTTGCAATGGACGATGCTGCTTCTTTTCTCTGTATGACTGTTGCAAGAAGAGATTTGGATCTCCTAAAACGTGCTTTGGCAGTTGGCATCGATCCAAATGCCAAAAGCTATGACTACCGAACACCACTTCATGTTGCTGCCTCAGAAGGGCTATATTTTGTGGCCAAAACACTTATTGAAGCAGGAGCTAGCGTTTTGTCAATAGACAG ATGGGGAAATACTCCAGTTGATGATGCCCGCATAGGTGGAAATAGAAATTTGATTGCATTGCTTGAAGCTGCAAGAGCTTCTCAAATGGCTGACTTCTTTGATCATCCTCAACAAATTCGAG GAGAGATGTGGAAGAAAAAATGCACAGTTTTCCCATATCATCCATGGCATGAAAAGGAGGAGAAAAGACAGGGAGTGGTGTTATGGGTGCCGCAAAGCATGAATAAACTCGTCAAGGAAGCCAAGGAGCAGTTACAATGTGGTGATGGTTATTGCTGCATTTTGTCCCAGGATGGTGCTAAAGTTCTTGATACCAGTATGATTAGTAACGATCAAAAGCTATTTTTGGTTAATGGATCGTAA
- the LOC108473501 gene encoding uncharacterized protein LOC108473501 isoform X1: protein MKRKDKESDKTMADSTELDLQSSSDYSFVWDPQTHLYFHASSGFYHDPDAGWYYSSKDGLYYTFENGNYVLLDMEGAVADNSVLDEPCATASYNGPEYNRSSSQGNEVDAQNTTINVADESTSTGPIEDTSAQASEQPPPPSEWLEDTLIDLYLSGYNLAANSAADASISLETDEKENFKFPTDGNDEMYELEEGEWIPEESFGLGGSSEVVPYEGDTWDEENWRAQYGQVTRCKDEPLLEFPVVDLWDWSMVTKPKEDGKKQVARLIGRLVKRSAKVHPSVPLGGALLKTAPICEVHLDLVRVRTGQVYKLRTPCPRYLASLSTYDSSDPTKDWGFPDLLVNKKSFVQFKSRQKQKSEATREKGLKDLSMLSDQPSTSLKGSHAYRDRAAERRALRGGFGLGPGQKNAGSDHDNDPTCIEDAKAGALNMSFGADSYARRIMEGMGWKEGEALGNTIKGLTEPLQPTGNIGNAGLGWPQTRHR from the exons ATGAAAAGGAAGGACAAAGAAAGTGATAAAACAATGGCTGATTCCACTGAGTTGGACTTGCAGAGCAGCAGCGATTACTCTTTTGTATGGGATCCTCAAACTCACCTCTATTTTCATGCCag TAGTGGATTTTACCATGATCCTGATGCCGGATGGTACTATAGCAGTAAAGATGGTCTCTATTACACATTTGAGAATGGAAATTATGTGCTTTTGGACATG GAAGGAGCTGTGGCTGATAATTCTGTTTTAGATGAGCCTTGTGCCACTGCGTCTTATAATGGTCCCGAGTATAATCGCTCTTCGTCTCAGGGCAATGAAGTTGATGCTCAGAATACTACTATAAATGTTGCTGATGAATCTACTAGTACAG GTCCGATAGAGGACACCAGTGCTCAAGCATCTGAGCAGCCACCACCACCATCAGAGTG GTTAGAAGACACACTCATAGACCTTTATCTTTCTGGGTATAACTTAGCTGCCAATTCTGCTGCTGATGCAAGTATTTCGTTGGAAACAGACGAAAAAGAGAATTTCAAGTTTCCTACTGATG GAAATGATGAGATGTACGAGTTGGAAGAGGGTGAATGGATCCCAGAGGAAAGCTTTGGTTTGGGCGGTTCAAGTGAAGTTGTCCCATATGAAG GTGATACATGGGATGAAGAGAACTGGCGAGCCCAATACGGACAAGTCACACGTTGCAAAGATGAGCCCTTGCTAGAATTTCCAGTTGTGGATTTGTGGGATTGGAGTATGGTGACAAAACCAAAAGAGGATGGAAAAAAGCAAGTGGCTAGACTGATAGGTCGGCTGGTGAAGCGGTCGGCTAAAGTTCACCCCTCTGTGCCTCTTGGCGGTGCTCTATTAAAAACTGCTCCCATATGTGAAGTTCATCTTGATCTGGTACGAGTTAGAACAG GACAAGTGTACAAATTGCGAACTCCATGTCCAAGGTATTTAGCTTCCTTGTCAACATATGATTCTTCTGATCCAACAAAAGATTGGGGCTTCCCTGATTTATTAGTCAATAAGAAAAGTTTCGTCCAGTTCAAATCTAGACAAAAGCAAAAATCAGAAGCAACTAGAGAGAAAGGCTTAAAGGATTTGTCTATGTTGTCAGATCAGCCCTCTACATCTTTGAAG GGAAGCCATGCATATCGTGATAGAGCTGCTGAGAGAAGAGCCTTGCGTGGTGGCTTTGGTCTGGGTCCAGGGCAAAAGAATGCAGGAAGTGATCATGATAATGATCCTACCTGTATAGAAGATGCCAAAGCTGGTGCCTTGAACATGTCATTTGGGGCTGATAGTTATGCCAGACGAATTATGGAAGGCATGGGCTGGAAAGAG GGGGAGGCTCTTGGTAACACCATAAAGGGCTTGACAGAACCATTACAGCCAACCGGGAACATTGGTAATGCTGGATTAGGATGGCCTCAAACAAGGCACCGCTAG